Below is a genomic region from Tepidiforma bonchosmolovskayae.
CCCGCGCCTGCCGCTCCAGCACCGCAAGCAGCGCATCGATGTCGGCCAGGAGGATATCGCTCGCATCCCGCAGCTGCAGCGCCGTTGCGGTGTCCCACACGTCCGAGCTGGTCAGCCCGAAGTGAACATACCGCCCCTCTTCGCCGAGCGAATCAGCCACCGACCGCAGGAACGCGGTCACGTCGTGGTGGGTGATTGCGAGGTACTCGTTGATCTTCGCGACGTCGAACTTCGCATCGCGCCGGATCTTCTCCGCTGCCTCCCGCGGAATCTGGCCCAGCTCCGCCCACGCCTCGCACGCCGCAATCTCGACATCGAGCCAGCGGCGGTATTTCGCCTCGTCGGTCCAGATGGCGGCCATCTCCGGCCGCGAGTAGCGCGGGATCACCCCGCAATGGTAGCCCGCCCGGGCGGCTCGGAGAAGCCGCCTACTCGCCGCCGACCGCCTCCAGCGCGATGTCGGTCCGGTAGTGCATGTCCTTGAAATGAATCCGCCGCACATTGTCGTACACCCGCTCCCGCGCCTCTCGGATCGTCCGGCCCCGCGCCGCCACCGTGAGCGCCCGCCCTCCAGAAGTCACCACGTTCCCGTCGACCAGCTTCGTCCCGCCGTGGAACACGAAGACGTCCGGGTCGACCCGGTCCAGCCCCTCGATCGGGTGCCCGGTTTCATACCTTCCCGGGTAGCCGCCTGGCACCAGCACGACACACACCGCCGGCTCGTCTGCCCACTCCACCGCAACCTCGTGCAGCCGCCCCTCCGCGGCCGCCTTCGTGACCGCAAACAGGTCCGACTTGAGCCGCAGCATGTGCACCTGCGTCTCGGGGTCCCCCGACCGCGCGTTGTACTCGATCACCCTGACGTCGCCGTCCCGGACCATCAGCCCCGGGAAGAGCGTCCCGACGAACGGGTGCCCCTCGGCCGCCATCCCGCGCAGCACCGGCGCAATGACCCGCTCGTGGATGATGCCCGCCAGCCGCTCGTCGATGCCCCGCGTCGGCGCGTATGCGCCCATCCCGCCCGTGTTCAACCCCTGCGCCCCGTCCAGCGCCCGCTTGTAGTCGGTCGCGAACGGCCACAGCACCGCCGTCTTCCCATCGCAGAACGCGTGCGCGCTCGTTTCGAAGCCGCTCAGCTCCTCCTCGACCACGACGGTGCTGCCCGCCTCGCCGAACGCCCGGTCGATGAGCATCGACCGGAGAATGGCGATCGCCTCCTCCCGGTTGGCGGCGCCGACCGCCCCCTTCCCGGCCGCCAGCCCCGACGCCTTCACCCACAGCCGCTGCTCAGGCAGCGATTCCACCCACGCAGCCGCTTCGTCGAACGAGCTGAACGACCGCCCGCGGGCAGTCGGAATGCCGTGCCGCTCCATGAACGCCTTCGCCCACGCCTTGCTCGCCTCGATCCGCGCCGCGTCGGCCACCGGGCCGTAGCAGAGCACGCCCTCGGCCTGCAGCGAGTCGACCAGTCCCAGCGGCTGCGGGTCGTCCATCGTCGCGAGGTAGAAGTCGACGCGCAGATCTTTCGCTGCCCGCACCAGCCCGTCGATATCGGTGGGCCGGATGTCGAGGTTCCGCGCCAGCCGGGCGGTCCCTGCGTTCCCCGGCGCGACGAAGATCTCTCCCACCTCCGGCGACTGCGAGAGCTTCCACGCAACCGCATGCTCCCGCCCGCCGCTCCCCACGAGCAGCACCCGTGCGCTCATCCTCTCACTCCCATTCGATGGTGCCCGGCGGCTTCGGCGTGATGTCGTACACCACCCGGTTCACCCCGTGCACTTCGTTGACGATCCGGTTCGAAATGCGCGACAGCAGCTCATGCGGGAGCCGCGCCCAGTCGGCCGTCATCGCGTCATCCGCGACCACCGCCCGGACCGCTACCGCATAGCCGTACGTGCGGAAGTCCCCCATCACCCCGACGGTCTTCGTGTCCGTCAGCACCGCGAACGCCTGCCACAGGTCCCGGTAAAGCCCCGCCTCCCGGATTTCGTCCATCACAATCCGGTCCGCCCGCCGGAGGATCTCGAGCTTCTCCCGCGTCACTTCGCCGATGCACCGGATAGCCAGCCCCGGCCCCGGGAAGGGATGCCGCCAGACCATCTCGTCCGGCAGTCCGAGGGCCTCGCCGATCCGCCGAACCTCGTCTTTGAAGAGGTACCGAAGCGGCTCCACGAGCTCGAATTTCATGTCCGCCGGGAGGCCGCCCACGTTATGGTGCGTCTTGATCGTGCTCGCGCCCTTGCCGTGCGACCCGCTTTCGATGACGTCCGGGTACAGTGTCCCCTGGCAGAGGAACCGCGCACCCTCGACCTTCCGCGCCTCCCGCTCGAACACCCGCACGAACGTATTCCCGATGCGGACCCGCTTCGTCTCCGGGTTCGTCACTTCGGCCAGCTGCGCGAGGAACTCCTCCGCAGCATCCACGTGCACCAGGTTGATCGCCAGGTTCTTCCGGAAGGTCGTCACGACCTCCTCCGCCTCGCCCGCCCGGAGCAGCCCGTTATCGACGAAGATGCACACCAGGTGGTCGCCCACGGCCCGGTGGACCAGGACCGCGGCGACCGCGCTGTCTACCCCGCCCGAGAGCCCGCAGATCACCCGCCCGCTCCCGACCTGCGCCCGGATCGCCTCCACCGTCTCCTCGATGAAGTTTCCCGGCGTCCATGTTCCCTGCGCGCCGCACACGCCGTGCACGAAGTTCCGCAGGATGTCCTTCCCCCGCGGGGTGTGGACCACCTCCGGGTGAAACTGAAGCCCGTAGTACCCGCGCGAAGGGTCCGCCATCACGGCGAACGGCGAGTTGGCCGTGCTCGCGTACCCGGCGAACCCCGGCGGCAGCACCTCAATCCGGTCGCCGTGGCTCATCCACACTTCGAAGTCGGCGGGCAGGCCGTCCAGCAGCGGCGCCGCATGGTCCCGGTGCACCACCGCCGGCCCGTACTCCCGTTCGGCGCCGGGCGCCACTTGCCCGCCGAGCTGGTGCGCCATCACCTGCATGCCGTAGCAGATGCCCAGCACCGGCAGCCCCGACTCCCACACCCAGTCCGGCGCCAGCGGCGCGCCCTCCTCGTAGACGCTGTTCGGCCCGCCCGAGAGGATAATCCCCCGCACGTCCATGCCTGCCAGCCGCTCGCGCGGCACGTCGTATGGCAGGAGTTCGCAGTAGGTGTTCAGCTCCCGGACCCGCCGCGCAATGAGCATCGAGAACTGCGACCCAAAATCAAGAACCACGATGCTCTCGTGGCGTTTCGCCGGGTCCTGTGCGCCTGCCGGGGAAGTTACAGGGTCCGTTGCTGCCATGGAACGCGGTACACTCGAATCGAACGCTATCCCACTTCAGGGGTCCGGGCAACGGACCCTGTTTCGTGCCGATGACAAACCCCGCCCCTTCCCTCATTGACCGCGCTGTCGAACTGCTCCGCCTCGGCGAGCTGGTCATCCTCCCCACCGACACCGTCTACGGCATCGCCGCCGATGCCCGGAACGACGAAGCCGTTACCGCGATCTACCGCGCGAAGCAGCGCGACCCGGGCCAGCCGCTCCAGCTCCTCTTCGGCCGCGACCCGGCCCTGCTCGAGCAGTACGCCGACCTGACCCCGGCCGCCCGCCGCCTCGTCGATACCCTCGGACCCGGCGCATGGACCATCATCGTCCCCTGCCGGCCCGGCTGGTCGAGCCCGGCGCTCTCCGGCGGCAGCACCGTCGGCTTTCGCATCGTTCCCGTCGACATCGTCCTCGACATCGTTGATGCCCTCGGCGCGCCGCTCGCCGCCACCAGCGCGAACGTCTCCGGCGGCCCGAGCCCCGTCACGGCTGAGGAGGCCGCCCGGCAGGTCGGCGCCTTCTGCGCGATGACCATCGACGCCGGCCCCACCGCGCAGGGCATCGACTCCACCGTCATCGACCTCTCCGGCCCCGAACCCATCGTCCTTCGCGAAGGCGCAATCACCGCTAACCTGCTCGCTTCTATACTGGGCGTCGCCTCCATCCCCGTCCGCAGGAGCGTCCGCTCGTGAAACTCGCTTTCGGCGCCGATCACGCCGGCTTCGAACTGAAGAACCACCTCGCTGGCGTCGCGCGCGACCTCGGCCACGAGGTGCTCGACCTCGGCACCCATTCGCCCGACTCCGTCGACTACCCTGACTTCGCTGAGGCCGTCGGCCGCGCCGTCCTCGATGGCCGCGCCGACCTCGGCGTCGTGCTCTGCTCCAACGGCGTCGGCATCTCCATCACCGCCAACAAGATGCCCGGCATCCGCTGCGCGCTCTGCCACACGAGCTGGGGCGCGGCCCGGGCACGCCAGCACGTCAACGCCAACGTCCTGGCCCTCGGCGCCTGGGAGATCGGCCGCGGCGTCGCAGAGGATATCCTCCGCGCCTTCCTTGCGAACGAATTCGAAGGCGGCCGCCACGAGCGCCGGCTCGCCAAGCTCCACGACGTCGAGCGGCGCGGCATCGCCGCGGAGGCCCCCAACGCATGAATGACAGCATCGGCAAGAAGACAGTCCGCGACATCGACGTCCGCGGCCGGCGCGTCCTCGTCCGCGCCGACCTCAATGTCCCCATCGAGAACGGCGTCATCACCGACGACACCCGCATCCGCGAGTCCCTCCCGACCATCCGCTACCTGCTCGACCACGGCGCGCAGGTCATTGTGTGCTCCCACCTCGGCCGGCCGAAGGGTCCCGACCCCGCCCTCTCGCTCGCCCCGGTGGCCGGGCGCATGGCGAACCTCCTCGGGCAGGAGGTGCTCTTCGCCGAGGATTGCGTCGGGCCGAAGGCCGAGGCTGCCGTCCAGGCGATGGGCCACCATGTCCTCCTCCTCGAAAACCTCCGCTTTCATCCGGAAGAAGAGAAAAACGACCCCGAGTTCGCCCGCCAGCTCGCCAGCCTTGCCGAGATCTTCGTGAACGACGCCTTCGGCGCTGCCCACCGCGCCCACGCCTCCACGGAGGGCGTGACGCACTACCTTCCGGCCGTCGCCGGCCTCCTCATGGAGAAGGAGGTCCGGTACCTCGGCGCCCTCGTCGCCAACCCGCCCCACCCCTTTGCTGCCGTGGTCGGCGGCGCCAAGGTCAGCAGCAAACTGCCGGCCATCCAGCACCTCCTCCCAAAGGTCGACCTCCTCCTCGTCGGAGGCGGCATGGCGAACACCTTCCTCAAGGCGAAGGGGTACGAAATCGGCGCCTCCCTCGTCGAGGACGACCTCCTCGACGCCGCCCGCGCCGTCATGCGCGATGCCGAATCCCGCGGCGTCGAACTCCGCCTGCCCGTCGACGTCGTCGTTGCCAGCCGGTTCGCCGCCGATGCCGAAACTGAGACCGTCCCTGTCGACGCCGTGCCCCCCGGCTACCTCATCCTCGACATCGGCCCCGAGACGGTGCGCCAGTTCGCCGACGCGCTGCAGCGCGCAAAGGCGGTCGTCTGGAACGGGCCGATGGGCGTCTTCGAAATGGAGCCCTTCGCCAACGGCTCCTTCGAACTTGCCCGCGCCATCGCCGGCCTCGACGCCGTGACCGTCGTCGGCGGCGGCGAGACGGCGGCCGTCGTGGCCGCGGCCGGCCTGCAGGACCGCTTCACCCACGTTTCCACCGGCGGTGGCGCCTCGCTCGAAATGCTCGAAGGCAAGACCCTGCCCGGCGTCGCCGCCCTCCTCGATGCCTGAGCCCGCGCAGCGGTTCGGCTTCCGCTGGCGCCGTGCCGGGGCCGCAGCCCTCGGGCTCATGACCCTCGGGCTCCTCATCCTTGCCGGCGCTGTCGCGGCAGCGGCGTGGCTTGACGGCAAATTCAC
It encodes:
- the purD gene encoding phosphoribosylamine--glycine ligase — translated: MSARVLLVGSGGREHAVAWKLSQSPEVGEIFVAPGNAGTARLARNLDIRPTDIDGLVRAAKDLRVDFYLATMDDPQPLGLVDSLQAEGVLCYGPVADAARIEASKAWAKAFMERHGIPTARGRSFSSFDEAAAWVESLPEQRLWVKASGLAAGKGAVGAANREEAIAILRSMLIDRAFGEAGSTVVVEEELSGFETSAHAFCDGKTAVLWPFATDYKRALDGAQGLNTGGMGAYAPTRGIDERLAGIIHERVIAPVLRGMAAEGHPFVGTLFPGLMVRDGDVRVIEYNARSGDPETQVHMLRLKSDLFAVTKAAAEGRLHEVAVEWADEPAVCVVLVPGGYPGRYETGHPIEGLDRVDPDVFVFHGGTKLVDGNVVTSGGRALTVAARGRTIREARERVYDNVRRIHFKDMHYRTDIALEAVGGE
- the guaA gene encoding glutamine-hydrolyzing GMP synthase yields the protein MAATDPVTSPAGAQDPAKRHESIVVLDFGSQFSMLIARRVRELNTYCELLPYDVPRERLAGMDVRGIILSGGPNSVYEEGAPLAPDWVWESGLPVLGICYGMQVMAHQLGGQVAPGAEREYGPAVVHRDHAAPLLDGLPADFEVWMSHGDRIEVLPPGFAGYASTANSPFAVMADPSRGYYGLQFHPEVVHTPRGKDILRNFVHGVCGAQGTWTPGNFIEETVEAIRAQVGSGRVICGLSGGVDSAVAAVLVHRAVGDHLVCIFVDNGLLRAGEAEEVVTTFRKNLAINLVHVDAAEEFLAQLAEVTNPETKRVRIGNTFVRVFEREARKVEGARFLCQGTLYPDVIESGSHGKGASTIKTHHNVGGLPADMKFELVEPLRYLFKDEVRRIGEALGLPDEMVWRHPFPGPGLAIRCIGEVTREKLEILRRADRIVMDEIREAGLYRDLWQAFAVLTDTKTVGVMGDFRTYGYAVAVRAVVADDAMTADWARLPHELLSRISNRIVNEVHGVNRVVYDITPKPPGTIEWE
- a CDS encoding L-threonylcarbamoyladenylate synthase, producing MTNPAPSLIDRAVELLRLGELVILPTDTVYGIAADARNDEAVTAIYRAKQRDPGQPLQLLFGRDPALLEQYADLTPAARRLVDTLGPGAWTIIVPCRPGWSSPALSGGSTVGFRIVPVDIVLDIVDALGAPLAATSANVSGGPSPVTAEEAARQVGAFCAMTIDAGPTAQGIDSTVIDLSGPEPIVLREGAITANLLASILGVASIPVRRSVRS
- the rpiB gene encoding ribose 5-phosphate isomerase B, coding for MKLAFGADHAGFELKNHLAGVARDLGHEVLDLGTHSPDSVDYPDFAEAVGRAVLDGRADLGVVLCSNGVGISITANKMPGIRCALCHTSWGAARARQHVNANVLALGAWEIGRGVAEDILRAFLANEFEGGRHERRLAKLHDVERRGIAAEAPNA
- a CDS encoding phosphoglycerate kinase; this translates as MGKKTVRDIDVRGRRVLVRADLNVPIENGVITDDTRIRESLPTIRYLLDHGAQVIVCSHLGRPKGPDPALSLAPVAGRMANLLGQEVLFAEDCVGPKAEAAVQAMGHHVLLLENLRFHPEEEKNDPEFARQLASLAEIFVNDAFGAAHRAHASTEGVTHYLPAVAGLLMEKEVRYLGALVANPPHPFAAVVGGAKVSSKLPAIQHLLPKVDLLLVGGGMANTFLKAKGYEIGASLVEDDLLDAARAVMRDAESRGVELRLPVDVVVASRFAADAETETVPVDAVPPGYLILDIGPETVRQFADALQRAKAVVWNGPMGVFEMEPFANGSFELARAIAGLDAVTVVGGGETAAVVAAAGLQDRFTHVSTGGGASLEMLEGKTLPGVAALLDA